A part of Pseudoalteromonas arctica A 37-1-2 genomic DNA contains:
- the pyrC gene encoding dihydroorotase, with protein sequence MTSNNTNSVTTLTITRPDDWHVHLRDGDQLKDTVRDISRYMGRAIIMPNLVPPATCTDTALSYRERIMAAGPQGAFEPLMVLYLTDKTTPDEIKKAKATGKIVAAKLYPAGATTNSDSGVTSVKNIYPVLKAMQEVGMLLLVHGEVTDSSIDIFDREKVFLDTILGDVVSDFPELKIVLEHITTKDAVEFVVNAPSNVAATITAHHLLYNRNHMLAGGIRPHYYCLPILKRNIHQQALMAAAISGNKKFFLGTDSAPHYKDKKEAACGCAGAYTAHAAIELYAEAFEDAGALDMLEGFASHFGPDFYELPRNADTITLQRKPWDVPASYTLGDSEVVPIKAEDTIDWSVK encoded by the coding sequence ATGACAAGCAATAATACAAACTCTGTAACAACCCTTACTATCACTCGCCCAGATGACTGGCATGTACATTTACGTGATGGCGACCAGCTAAAGGATACTGTACGAGACATTAGTAGATACATGGGTCGCGCTATTATTATGCCAAACCTTGTTCCGCCGGCAACATGTACTGATACCGCTCTTTCCTATCGAGAACGTATTATGGCAGCAGGCCCACAAGGTGCCTTTGAGCCTTTAATGGTACTTTACCTCACTGATAAAACGACACCAGATGAAATAAAGAAAGCAAAAGCAACGGGCAAAATAGTAGCTGCAAAGTTGTATCCTGCTGGCGCTACAACCAATTCTGATTCGGGTGTTACATCAGTCAAAAATATTTACCCGGTTTTAAAAGCAATGCAAGAAGTAGGTATGTTGCTGTTAGTACACGGAGAAGTTACTGATTCATCAATTGATATTTTTGACCGTGAAAAAGTATTTTTAGATACGATTTTAGGGGATGTGGTAAGTGACTTTCCTGAACTTAAAATTGTACTAGAGCATATTACAACTAAAGATGCAGTAGAGTTTGTAGTTAATGCACCTAGCAATGTAGCAGCAACAATTACAGCTCATCATTTGCTTTATAATCGTAATCATATGTTAGCGGGTGGAATTCGCCCACATTATTACTGTTTGCCAATCCTCAAACGTAACATTCACCAGCAAGCATTAATGGCCGCAGCTATAAGTGGAAATAAAAAGTTTTTCTTAGGAACTGATTCTGCACCACATTACAAAGATAAAAAAGAAGCTGCTTGTGGTTGTGCTGGTGCATATACGGCTCATGCCGCTATTGAGTTATACGCTGAAGCATTCGAAGACGCTGGAGCTTTGGACATGCTTGAAGGATTTGCAAGCCACTTTGGTCCTGACTTTTATGAGTTGCCGCGTAATGCCGATACAATAACATTACAAAGAAAACCATGGGACGTACCTGCAAGTTATACCCTAGGCGACTCTGAAGTTGTGCCTATAAAAGCAGAAGATACTATTGATTGGTCTGTTAAATAG
- a CDS encoding cold-shock protein, whose translation MSVTGKVKFFNEAKGFGFIEQENGPDVFVHFSAITGSGFRTLSEGQAVTFSIKQGQKGPEAENVEAA comes from the coding sequence ATGTCGGTTACTGGTAAAGTAAAGTTTTTCAACGAAGCTAAAGGCTTTGGTTTCATTGAACAAGAAAATGGTCCTGACGTGTTTGTACATTTCAGCGCAATCACTGGTTCTGGTTTTCGCACTCTTAGCGAAGGTCAAGCAGTGACATTCAGCATCAAACAAGGTCAAAAAGGCCCTGAAGCTGAGAACGTAGAAGCAGCATAA
- a CDS encoding DUF3450 domain-containing protein, protein MSVKIRKSLVATALVGAFAFASSNVIADPLNDVQKAGQQIQKAAVKSQTKIDNVYGQTQELIAEYRSVVDETELMKVYNDHVSRLVDSQNASIESFDRQIATIDNTKQNVVPLMYRMIDTLEQFIKADVPFNLETRLGRVERLREIMVSASVTTSEKFRQVLEAYTIETAYSSLVSASQGTLEVDGKSINVDIGQLGRITYVAQSFDLKHAWVWDNNTKQWKKLGEEYLKPVKEVIRMARKQATLELVKLPIFGAE, encoded by the coding sequence ATGTCTGTTAAAATCAGAAAGAGTCTTGTAGCAACTGCGTTGGTTGGCGCATTTGCATTTGCAAGCAGCAATGTGATTGCAGATCCTTTGAATGACGTGCAAAAAGCAGGTCAACAAATTCAAAAGGCTGCGGTTAAGTCTCAAACTAAAATTGACAATGTATATGGTCAAACTCAGGAGCTAATCGCTGAGTACCGTAGCGTTGTTGATGAGACTGAACTTATGAAAGTGTATAACGATCACGTGTCGCGCTTGGTTGATAGCCAAAACGCGTCTATTGAATCGTTTGATCGTCAAATCGCTACGATTGATAACACGAAACAAAACGTTGTGCCTTTGATGTATCGCATGATCGATACGCTTGAGCAATTCATCAAAGCGGACGTTCCATTTAATCTAGAGACGCGTTTAGGACGTGTTGAAAGACTACGTGAAATCATGGTTTCTGCGTCTGTAACGACGTCTGAAAAATTCCGTCAAGTACTTGAAGCTTACACTATTGAAACAGCATACAGCTCACTTGTATCTGCTTCACAAGGTACACTAGAAGTTGATGGCAAAAGTATTAACGTTGATATCGGTCAGTTAGGTCGTATTACTTACGTTGCTCAGTCTTTTGACTTGAAACATGCTTGGGTGTGGGATAACAACACTAAACAGTGGAAAAAATTAGGTGAAGAATACCTAAAACCTGTTAAAGAAGTTATTCGTATGGCGCGTAAGCAAGCGACATTAGAACTTGTTAAACTACCTATCTTTGGCGCGGAGTAA
- a CDS encoding MotA/TolQ/ExbB proton channel family protein — translation MKKLFKGFAVAAVLTVSAGTALNAHANTGALDKILEQVKQERISEGKIDKKREQEFLSDRADKQSLLNKAKSQLASEKSRGESLTKQYAQNENTLAEKEAALQSAQGTLGEMFGVVRRAAQDAIGSIEASLVSAEKPGRAEILRSLAAAKELPTVRELEELWISLQTEMTESAKVSTFETEVAGLDGNPSMKKVTRIGNFNLVTDDGYLIYSPETKSIQPLGKQPDSYILDGITDLENTSPDNYAGVYIDPTRGAILRINTQKATLMEYFHQGGVVGYIITALLALGMLITLIRFVDLTLTTSKIKSQLKNVATPNTNNPLGRILKVYHDNKNQDVENLELKLDEAILRETPRIEAGINIIKILAAIAPLLGLLGTVIGMILTFQTITLFGTGDPKIMAGNISLALVTTALGLIAALPLILLHALVAGRSKSVLHILDEQSAGIVATHAEKEKA, via the coding sequence ATGAAGAAACTATTTAAAGGTTTTGCTGTTGCCGCAGTACTAACTGTTTCTGCAGGTACCGCGTTAAATGCACATGCAAATACTGGAGCTCTAGATAAAATACTTGAGCAAGTAAAGCAAGAGCGTATCTCTGAAGGTAAAATCGATAAGAAACGTGAACAAGAGTTCTTATCAGATCGTGCTGACAAGCAATCTTTACTTAATAAAGCTAAAAGCCAACTTGCTTCTGAGAAGTCTCGTGGTGAAAGCTTAACTAAGCAATATGCACAAAATGAAAACACGTTAGCTGAAAAAGAAGCAGCTCTTCAAAGTGCTCAAGGTACTTTGGGTGAGATGTTTGGTGTTGTACGTCGTGCAGCTCAAGACGCTATCGGTTCTATCGAAGCATCACTAGTTAGTGCTGAGAAACCTGGCCGTGCAGAAATCTTACGTTCATTAGCTGCTGCTAAAGAACTTCCAACTGTTCGTGAACTTGAAGAACTTTGGATTTCACTTCAAACAGAAATGACTGAATCAGCTAAAGTTTCAACTTTTGAAACTGAAGTTGCTGGTCTTGACGGTAACCCGTCAATGAAGAAAGTAACGCGTATCGGTAACTTTAACTTAGTTACAGACGATGGTTACTTAATTTATTCACCAGAAACTAAGTCTATTCAGCCTCTAGGTAAACAGCCTGATAGCTATATTTTAGACGGTATCACTGATCTTGAAAATACATCACCAGATAACTACGCTGGTGTTTATATCGATCCGACTCGTGGTGCTATCTTACGTATCAACACTCAAAAAGCGACACTTATGGAATACTTCCATCAAGGTGGCGTAGTTGGTTATATCATTACAGCTTTACTAGCTTTAGGTATGCTAATTACTCTAATTCGCTTTGTTGACCTTACACTTACTACTAGTAAGATTAAGAGCCAGCTTAAAAATGTTGCTACACCGAATACAAATAACCCACTGGGTCGTATTCTTAAAGTGTACCATGACAACAAGAACCAAGATGTTGAAAACCTTGAGCTTAAACTTGATGAAGCGATTCTACGTGAAACGCCGCGCATCGAAGCTGGTATCAACATAATTAAGATTCTTGCTGCAATCGCACCGTTACTAGGTCTACTAGGTACAGTAATCGGTATGATCTTAACGTTCCAAACAATCACATTGTTCGGTACGGGTGATCCGAAGATCATGGCAGGTAACATCTCTCTAGCACTTGTAACTACAGCGCTAGGTCTAATTGCTGCATTACCACTAATTCTACTTCATGCTCTTGTAGCTGGTCGTAGTAAGTCGGTATTACACATCCTTGATGAGCAAAGCGCGGGTATCGTTGCTACTCACGCGGAGAAGGAGAAAGCCTAA
- a CDS encoding MotA/TolQ/ExbB proton channel family protein, whose translation MLVLMEIWESIRDFVGTGGQVLYVVAIALFLMWVLMIERYWFLLAEFPRTAKEIVAKWDARQDTTSWYAHRIREAWISEASEKLDQRMLLIKTLVAVCPLIGLLGTVTGMISVFETMANQGTGNARLMASGISMATIPTMAGMVAALSGVFFSSRLETKAKMVKAKLIDSMPHH comes from the coding sequence ATGCTAGTCCTGATGGAGATATGGGAATCTATCAGGGATTTTGTTGGCACAGGCGGCCAGGTTTTATACGTGGTCGCGATAGCACTCTTTCTGATGTGGGTTTTAATGATTGAGCGCTATTGGTTTCTACTTGCAGAGTTTCCTCGCACAGCGAAAGAAATTGTAGCAAAGTGGGATGCCCGCCAAGACACTACGTCTTGGTACGCACACAGAATCCGTGAAGCATGGATTTCTGAAGCGTCTGAAAAATTAGATCAGCGTATGTTGTTGATTAAGACATTAGTAGCTGTTTGTCCTTTAATAGGCTTACTTGGTACTGTTACTGGTATGATCTCGGTTTTTGAAACCATGGCCAACCAGGGCACAGGTAACGCACGTTTAATGGCATCAGGTATTTCAATGGCAACAATCCCAACAATGGCTGGAATGGTTGCGGCACTATCTGGAGTATTTTTTAGCTCACGTCTTGAGACAAAAGCTAAAATGGTGAAAGCCAAACTTATTGATAGTATGCCTCATCACTAG
- a CDS encoding ExbD/TolR family protein yields the protein MARKQRFREEEEAAVDMTPMLDIVFIMLIFFIVTTSFVKEAGIEVNKPKAAQATKQKNANIFIAIRSNGEIWVDKQQIDVERISAKIESLLAEQPTEVVIIQADKEAKHGTVVKVMDQIKATGDNLRISIAGDQ from the coding sequence ATGGCACGTAAACAACGTTTTCGTGAAGAAGAAGAAGCAGCGGTTGATATGACGCCAATGCTTGACATCGTATTTATCATGCTTATTTTCTTTATCGTAACTACATCGTTCGTTAAAGAGGCTGGTATCGAGGTCAATAAACCAAAAGCTGCCCAAGCTACTAAGCAAAAAAATGCTAACATTTTTATTGCTATTCGTAGTAACGGCGAAATCTGGGTTGATAAACAACAAATTGATGTTGAACGTATTTCAGCAAAAATCGAAAGTTTATTAGCAGAACAACCTACTGAAGTTGTGATTATACAAGCTGATAAAGAAGCTAAACACGGCACAGTGGTTAAAGTTATGGACCAGATTAAAGCGACGGGTGACAACCTTAGAATTTCAATAGCTGGAGATCAGTAA
- a CDS encoding energy transducer TonB, with the protein MIRFLFSLIAGGAVTFGLFYFMAFLISGGADRNTEQKEQIIVEIMTNPPESKVQERKRVPPPPPPPPKQPPKPQPPQPENNNPNPGAMSFNMGSIDVGSSAGGLSGPGAFGRDGDATPIVRIEPKYPTQAARDGKEGWVQLSFTIDELGGVTDVEVIDADPKRIFDREAKRALRKWKYRPKIIDGKPQKQPGLQVQLDFKLNQGN; encoded by the coding sequence ATGATTCGTTTTCTGTTTTCACTGATTGCAGGTGGGGCAGTTACTTTCGGCTTGTTCTACTTCATGGCCTTCCTCATCTCTGGTGGGGCTGACCGTAATACGGAACAAAAAGAGCAGATCATAGTCGAAATAATGACGAATCCGCCTGAATCTAAGGTGCAGGAGAGGAAGCGTGTACCGCCTCCTCCTCCACCACCGCCAAAGCAGCCGCCTAAACCGCAGCCGCCACAGCCGGAAAATAATAATCCAAACCCTGGTGCTATGTCATTTAACATGGGTAGCATTGATGTTGGTAGTTCAGCTGGTGGACTAAGTGGTCCTGGTGCATTTGGACGAGATGGTGATGCGACACCTATCGTTCGTATAGAACCAAAATATCCAACGCAAGCAGCACGTGATGGCAAAGAAGGTTGGGTACAACTTTCATTCACAATTGATGAGTTAGGTGGAGTAACTGACGTTGAAGTAATTGACGCAGATCCAAAACGTATCTTTGACCGTGAAGCTAAACGCGCACTGCGTAAGTGGAAGTACCGTCCTAAGATCATTGACGGAAAACCACAGAAACAACCAGGTTTACAAGTTCAATTAGACTTTAAACTTAACCAAGGCAACTAA
- a CDS encoding tetratricopeptide repeat protein, with protein sequence MRNFSKVTALAILMSVSGATLSASVLAAPDYAKIEERKKAKTKIMGERTGKKVIKAFDLYNEEKVDEAIVLLREIEPSNDFDKATVNRYLGSMYAQKEKYDEAIKYSKQAVAPDVLNFADQEQTLKLLGDLYAGTEKYQEAKKAYVTWMDFTGEEDPTVYTRIAQANYQLEQFRDVFEPADKAIKLQKEPNKGPYQLKLGAYFELKDYANMVKIGEEIVRVWPDDKKAWVSLGKYYLQTEDYQKGLATMEVAYKNGYFENEVEYKVLSNFYSLNEIPFRAAVTLEKAVKSEKVKRTKQNVSAIASNYHRSKDLEKAAKYYEEAAKFDDDAELYRKAGSLLLQSEKFSAAVVRLNKALELGSDKKGTIYSDLAEAYYYQGKYKQAYAAITKAMDDPRTRKFAKGWSTYIKDKAARNGVKI encoded by the coding sequence ATGAGAAATTTTTCTAAAGTAACTGCTCTTGCGATTCTTATGTCTGTGTCGGGTGCTACTTTAAGTGCATCTGTTTTAGCAGCGCCAGATTACGCAAAGATTGAAGAGCGTAAAAAAGCAAAAACTAAAATCATGGGCGAGCGTACTGGTAAAAAGGTAATTAAAGCATTTGACTTGTACAACGAAGAAAAAGTTGATGAAGCAATTGTTTTGCTTAGAGAGATTGAACCTTCGAATGACTTTGATAAAGCGACCGTAAATCGTTACTTAGGTAGCATGTACGCTCAAAAAGAAAAGTATGACGAAGCGATTAAGTACTCTAAGCAAGCAGTTGCCCCTGATGTTTTAAACTTTGCTGATCAAGAACAAACTCTAAAGCTGTTAGGTGATTTATACGCTGGCACAGAAAAGTATCAAGAAGCCAAAAAAGCTTATGTTACTTGGATGGATTTTACCGGTGAAGAAGATCCTACGGTTTACACGCGTATTGCCCAAGCTAACTATCAGTTAGAGCAATTTCGTGATGTTTTTGAACCAGCAGATAAGGCAATTAAACTTCAAAAAGAACCTAATAAAGGTCCTTACCAATTAAAACTGGGTGCATACTTTGAACTTAAAGATTATGCAAACATGGTTAAGATTGGCGAAGAGATTGTTCGTGTATGGCCTGATGATAAAAAAGCTTGGGTTAGCTTAGGTAAATATTACCTACAAACCGAAGACTATCAAAAAGGTTTAGCAACGATGGAAGTTGCTTACAAGAACGGTTACTTTGAAAATGAAGTTGAGTATAAAGTCTTATCTAACTTTTATTCTCTAAACGAGATCCCTTTTAGAGCAGCTGTAACGCTAGAAAAGGCCGTTAAGAGTGAAAAAGTAAAACGTACAAAGCAGAATGTTAGCGCGATTGCTAGTAACTATCATCGCTCTAAGGATCTAGAAAAAGCTGCTAAGTACTACGAAGAAGCTGCTAAATTTGATGACGACGCTGAACTTTACCGTAAAGCTGGTTCATTACTTTTACAATCTGAAAAATTCAGTGCTGCTGTTGTTCGTTTGAACAAAGCATTAGAGCTTGGCTCTGACAAAAAAGGTACTATTTATTCAGATTTAGCTGAAGCGTATTACTATCAAGGTAAGTATAAGCAAGCATATGCTGCAATTACTAAAGCTATGGATGACCCTCGCACACGTAAGTTTGCAAAAGGTTGGTCTACATATATTAAAGACAAAGCCGCTCGCAACGGTGTTAAAATTTAA
- a CDS encoding TraR/DksA C4-type zinc finger protein → MHHQKRLNDEIAQIKLKILTMLSKSAYPTHQHLIQILDNTANNEWLDCAAEKLGPEYAFLISRMTKLEAAVSQIEIGQYGYCCDCEEKIPAKSLELDPATQRCTKCAQ, encoded by the coding sequence ATGCATCATCAAAAAAGACTAAACGATGAAATAGCACAAATTAAATTAAAGATATTAACTATGCTTTCTAAATCAGCCTACCCTACACATCAGCATTTAATACAAATTTTAGATAATACAGCAAACAATGAATGGTTAGACTGTGCAGCAGAGAAGCTAGGTCCTGAGTATGCGTTTTTGATCAGTCGCATGACTAAATTAGAAGCGGCGGTCAGCCAAATAGAAATTGGGCAATATGGCTACTGCTGCGACTGTGAAGAAAAAATACCAGCCAAATCACTTGAACTAGACCCCGCAACTCAACGGTGTACAAAGTGCGCACAATAA
- a CDS encoding tRNA-dihydrouridine synthase, translated as MKLVLAPMEGVVDFKMRQLLTDIGGFDLCVTEFVRVVETCLPDKVFHRFCPELHNNGFTRAGTPVRVQLLGQEANPLAENAVRAIALGSHGVDLNFGCPAKTVNRSRGGAVLLKDPDHMYTIIKAVRDAVDDKHEVSAKIRLGFDDDSNSQEIVDAVVSAGANSVAIHARTKRDGYNPPAYWEKIPPIIKDKNIAVVANGEIWQVEDAMLCQKRSGCTDLMLGRGALSHPDLAKKIKAHVNNEQYDGLQWEHIIYHLIHSAIHQDPAKDEKYFASRTKQWLGYLKRQYPQAIDLFDEIRRLKSKEDVASVLNKYAKAPQLDSNHNG; from the coding sequence ATGAAACTTGTTTTAGCACCTATGGAAGGTGTCGTTGATTTTAAAATGCGCCAATTACTCACAGACATTGGTGGGTTCGATTTGTGCGTTACCGAGTTTGTAAGAGTGGTTGAAACATGCTTACCTGATAAAGTTTTTCATCGATTTTGCCCTGAACTACATAATAATGGATTTACGCGAGCAGGTACTCCTGTGCGTGTTCAATTACTCGGCCAAGAAGCAAATCCGTTAGCCGAAAATGCAGTAAGAGCAATTGCTTTAGGATCTCATGGGGTCGACCTTAACTTTGGTTGCCCAGCAAAAACCGTTAATCGTAGTCGAGGGGGTGCTGTACTGCTTAAAGATCCTGACCACATGTATACGATTATTAAAGCAGTCCGAGATGCTGTAGATGATAAACATGAAGTAAGTGCAAAAATTCGCTTAGGCTTTGATGACGACAGTAACAGCCAAGAAATTGTTGATGCTGTGGTAAGCGCAGGCGCAAATAGTGTAGCTATACACGCCAGAACCAAACGTGATGGTTATAACCCGCCAGCTTATTGGGAAAAAATTCCACCAATAATAAAAGATAAAAATATTGCCGTTGTTGCCAATGGTGAAATTTGGCAAGTTGAGGACGCAATGCTTTGCCAAAAACGAAGTGGATGTACTGATTTGATGCTTGGTCGTGGCGCCCTTTCGCACCCTGATTTAGCAAAAAAAATTAAAGCTCATGTAAATAATGAACAATATGATGGCCTTCAATGGGAGCATATTATTTATCACTTAATCCACTCTGCTATTCATCAAGACCCTGCAAAAGATGAAAAGTATTTTGCTTCTCGTACAAAGCAATGGCTAGGTTACCTTAAACGCCAATACCCGCAAGCGATCGATTTATTTGATGAAATCAGGCGTTTAAAAAGTAAAGAAGATGTGGCAAGCGTATTAAATAAATACGCCAAAGCACCGCAACTTGATTCAAATCATAACGGCTAA